DNA from Tripterygium wilfordii isolate XIE 37 chromosome 4, ASM1340144v1, whole genome shotgun sequence:
GCCGCGTCCCTGCAGGGCCCGGGCCCGTCTAGCCCTCCGTCTCCAAGGCTCCGAGCATAACCCGCCGCtccctttcttctctctcacatGCTCTTGGCACACTCTCTCATGGCTGGTCCAAGAATTTTGCTCTGCGGGGATGTCTTAGGTCGCCTCAACCAGCTCTTCAAGCGTGTCCAATCGGTCGCTCTCTACATACACCTATACTTACATATATGCTTATACATGATACAAACAGCTAGGTTTTTTTATCTACTATAGTGCTGTTTTGACTGAATCGAGTGATTCTCTTAGGTTAACAAATCAGCGGGTCCATTCGATGCGCTTCTTTGCGTTGGCCAGTTCTTCCCTGACTCGCCGGAGCTGCTTGAGGAGTTCATGGACTACATTGAAGGCAGCTCCCAAATTTCGCTCCCAACCTATTTTATTGGTGATTATGGCATCGGAGCCCCCAAGGTTCTGTCAGCCGCGTCGAAAAACTTGGCGCATTTAGGGTTCAAGATGGATGGCCTGAAGATCTGTGAGAATCTGTATTGGCTGAAAGGCAGTGGCAACTTCACTTTGCACGGTATGAATTCTGAATTTAGGGTTTGGTTGCTAATAATGTTGAGGGAAATGAAATGAATTGAAAGCAATCACAGAACATTTTAGCTTTGCGGGGCTTTAAGTTATTTTCATAAAGTTCAGTTAGCTGATAGAACTCGTTTCTGAGTATGATCTGGATCAAAAATTGCGCGAGTAAAAGAGTAGTTGAATATACCACCGAAAtgctagatatatatatatatatatgtggcaGTTTGGCATCCTACAGTACAATCACTATAGGATGAAAACTGGGCTGTTTACTTACCTACTAATTTGATCAGTTGCTTACTTACTTGATTTGTGGTTTTCTTGAATTAGCCTTCACTAGGGGTTGAGTAACTTGAGTTCATTTGACTTTGAGTATATAGGAATTGGCATTGGTATGTGCTTATATCATCTAACGCTGATATACTGCGCTCATTTGTAGGTTTATCTGTAGCATACTTATCTGGTAGGGAATCTTCGGGTGCTCAACAATTTGGAACATATAGTCAGGATGATGTTGGTGCATTGCGAGCTTTGGCTGATGAATCCGGAATTGTTGACTTATTTCTAACATATCCTTCATATAATGCATTTTAAGTCATTGGCCTATTGCAGTATTGCGTCTGTTACTTGATGTTCTTCATCTTTCGTTTTATGGTGCTTGTTTCAGCTTCCTTAATTAGTTCTCACTAATGAATGGTCCAGTGGGATCACAAACAGAGCTGCTGTATCAGATGTCCCCGCTGGAATCTCAGATTCTTCAGGCAGTGATTCTACTGTATCGGAGCTAGTTGCAGAAATCAAACCACGGTATGTTGTTCATGGAAAATGTTGATTTGTGATAATTGTGCATGGATTTTGTAATTGTCAGAGTCGACCAAGTTTTTTCTTCCTCGTATCCTGAAAGTGTGCATTTAAGCTCCATCAATCTTTGAGTTGAGTTGAAAACTTGCATCTACTGTCAccaaaattttgttttagtGAGTTGAAAACTTTTTCTGCATTTGACTTGAGACTCCAACTGAGCAATTTTCCTGAGCACACAAGCTTATCCTCAACTGTATGATGCAAAATTGGGCATTGGAATATCTgccatttatttttcatattatgTATGGCCGTCTGATCCCAATCTTCATCTCTAGAAGAAAGTACTTCTACCTTCTCATCAGTCAAATTATGGAATTACTGACAAAATCTTTATGGTTCCAAGGTCCTTTGCTGCCTGTTATTCTAGTTTGAACTTGGCATGGAATTACTGACACAAGGTTGTCCCCgcgttagctatcatattgcaGGTACTAAGGGTGCGTTCTACGCTCGTGAACCATACTCTAATATTGATGCTCTACATGTTACCCGCTTCTTTGGTCTTGCTCCTGttggaaacaaaaacaaacaggTTGATCTTCATTGTCAGCATAATTGTTGACAGCCTAGATCCTTTGTTACTTCATTTTCTATCTTTACTTTGTTTCTCTCTACACAGTTGTCAATCAcgagagtatatatatatactgtgaTGAAACATAGCTATAGTCTAGTATCtattgtaacttgtaagttgCTCGGACCTAATTTGAGAAAAATGTAATGTACTCAGGTCAACAAATTTTAGTATCAAGTCTATTCTGTGTGGGATGACAAtgtatgcttcttgaaacatcCATGAGATGCTCAAAACTTGCATCTCTTCTTGAGAGCctcaaccaaaaaataaaagaaatcccCCTTGTGTCCCCAGAACTTATTGTTTTCATTGATTCATTTTCTAACCTCTGGTGTGAAGATGGCCTTCACTGTTGTTTAGAGTGATATGTTATATATTTCAATTTTAGAGAAACACTtgtttgatgattttgtttatttgtttttttcttttaatccaCCTACTGCCTTTCGATTTTCCTTTTTAGGAATTTAACTCTTTAGTTTTGCCTAACACAGAAATTTCTCCATGCAATTTCCCCCACTCCTGCATCTACAATGTCACGTGCTGAGATTAGCACGAAGCCTTCAAACACTACCCTGTCTCCATACATGTTTGCAGAGCAAGCAGCTAATCCTAAGGAAGCCACCAAAAGAACTAGTGATAGTGATTCACAGTATTGGAGATATGATGTCTCGCAAAAACGAAAAAgacatggagatggagatggtgatAAACtatgttttaaatatatatctTCTGGTTCTTGTCCGCGAGGGGAAAAATGCCACTTTAAGCATGACATGGATTCAAGAGAGCAGTGTTTGAGAGGTGTTTGTCTTGATTTTATAATCAAAGGAAATTGTGAAAGAGGTTCTGAATGCAACTATAAGCACAGCCTACAGAGTGAAGGTGAAGGTTATTCTCACAGAAGACCTGGAGCTGAAAATACTAATGCCGGCAGGTTAGTATTTGAACCTTTATTGATGGGCTAGAGTACGGGATCCCTATTTTGGTATAACTCAATTGTGTCATGTactcatgttcttttcattttgtttcatttattaatctcagttttattttgtgtaatttcttaATGCTGCAAAATTTTGGCCATTTTATAAGGTGTATTGGTGTAAGGTCGTACTAACAGTTATCCTCACGATTGGATACAGGTCAAGAGAGTGCTGGTTTTGCTTGTCAAGCGCCAATGTGGAGTCACATCTTATCATTAGCATAGGAGAAAGTTACTACTGTGCATTGGCTAAAGGCCCCCTTGTTGAAGACCATGTCCTGTTAATGCCTATCGAGCATTCACCTAATACTCTTTCTCTACCACCAGAATGTGAAGATGAGCTTGGCAGATATCGGAACAGTTTGTCGATGTATTATAAAAATAGAGGGGAGGAAGCTGTGTTCTTTGAGTGGGTTTCCAAGTGTGGTACTCATGCAAATATTCAGGTATGTTAAAAGTGCACAAATGATTTCAATGTTGTCAGCATGATGTTGAGATGCCTAGCATGTAAAGGATGTCTTAAATTATTGTTAGGCATCTTCTATTTGTTGTTGTTCATGCTGCTGTTTCTTTTAACTTGCATCATTGTTGCTTAAAAATGGAAATCAACTTGATTCTTGTCGAAATCTATCCTCGCCATTACCATTATAGATCTTATCATTGATTTGTCAAGGAAGGTTTTAATAGTAGTAATAATGccattaataataatattgttagttttttttttaaaatttaattctagtaatttacttatttataATCTGTCCTTTCCGACAGGCTGTTCCGGTTCCATCACCACGGACAGCAGCTCTGCAAGATATATTTAACATGGCAGCTAAAAAGTTGGGTTTTGAATTTGTGGCCTTGCAGTGTAAGTTGAAAATCTCTATGATTTATTATGATCTTCAATGTGTTCGTTGACTTTTGTTATTGACAGATCGTCCTGGATTAGCCTAGTGTTGTTATACCTTCTCCCTGAGGTTGACCTTGTAATAGCCTCTCTTAGAACTTACGAGTGATTGTCTGCTTTGGACTATTAAACCTcaaatttttttcctctcaGAAGGCACCTTGCAACGTTATGTTCACCACATTCCCTTCCCAAGTTTTTGCACTAATTTCGTGTCTATACACAATGGTGAGACACATGTATTATGTGTATGTGCACATACAATGGTCAAGGCTTGAAATTTCAATCATTGGGGAGTGGAATCATATTCATTAAGGCTGAGTTGGTTAGGATTAGAATTTAGAATGGTAAACCATAGCCGGACCTGAAAACTGGTTGCTGAAAATTTCAGGCCAAATAATGTTTAACATTCTTCCCCTTGTAAAGAAATAACATCCGGTGCACGGGGCTCCTGTTGTGGTGTTGGTGTCAAGGAAGAACAGTTATTATATCCTTCCTgcgtgcattttttttttaatccaccCACATGCATTGTGATGTAATTTAATTGTAATTCTGAGCCACAGAAGTTTCACTTGTAAATTGAGCTGCATTTGCTGCTACTTTGGTCCATTTTGTGTATTCATTCTGATTTTGCTCTTGCAGCCAATAATTCTGCCGGGAGACCATTGTTAAGAACCCAGTTTGACAAGaattttagtttattttatGTGGAACTCCCTGGAGGTACGATACTTTCACATTTGGTCGAGGAGAATGAGAAATTTCCTGCACAATTTGGACGCGAGGTACGATGCATAAATTTAATTGCTTCTTGTTAAAGTATACTTGATATTTGTGGATTTGAATCTATTAGAGAGTTATTTTCAATTGTAACGTGGTTTCATAGTTGAGATTTGGCCAAGCTTTTAGAATCTATCGTGGAATGTGAATTGCAATTAAATTTATTTCGTGCTTTTGTTGGTCGAGATGATTTGATATAGTCATGGTTATGATTTGAAGTTATTTTCTTTTGGCCAGGCTTTGTAATTCTTATTGTATCTCTCCTTTGGGTTTCACCTCCTTGGTTGccctaaataaaaattattttgcactaaaaaaagatttgaaattATTTAAAAGAAATCCATTCATCAAAATGTAAACTAAGTGTCATTTTGCAGGTTCTTGCTGGCTTGCTGAAAATGCCAGATAGGGCTGATTGGCGAAATTGTAAACTTGACAAAGAAGAGGAAACAAAAATGGCGGAAGATTTCAAGAGCCGGTTTAAAGGATTTGACCCTACTcagtaatttttttgaaaagaatgccACAAACCAACCGCTTTGTGGGTGTTATCTGCTTGGATGCCATGATGGGTTATTAATCAGTTGGTGATGGTGCCTCATGATCTTTTAGCTTGAAATGTTACATTTTTGTTATTGGAACAGAGTTGAGGGTGCCTCATGGTCCTCATGTTTGAAGTAAATCCATTATATGGTGACTTCTGAGCCCAGGTGGTCTCTATACTGCCCCCTGACCTACTGTGTGTCTATTGCCTGTCAGACCAGATTGTCATTCTTTTCTCAAGTTATTTTAAAATGAATGTTCTTTTCTATAATTTTGCCTTCCAAGTGGTCTCAGCCATTAGATTGTCCATGACCTAGTTTGTGCAATTAGTTTCAGCTCGAGACAATTTACGCAAATCAGGAAAATAGGAGCTCCATCTTGAAAAACTGCAACATGTTAGTTTGTATTCTTAGGAAGTAGTTTCATCTGGCAGATATAATGTGACTAGGTTGGATGATATTAGAAAACTCAAATATTTCTGTTGTTGTGCTAATTGAGTTGTGGCTTAGTAGCCAATAACATTTCTTGCTTAATTGTTCTTTTGTGGAGAAATAATGCTGCATTATCTCATCATCCTCATTAGAATTTCTACGGATTGGAATATTGAGTACACAACTGATTGTAGCTTCTATGGTCGTAACAGTTTTCCTTTATACTACCTTTCTGGATCATACTCCTGTAATGTCCGATATCACTGTAAAAAATTGAATTGAGTAAGTTATACTTTCATTTGGATTTCTTTTTGCTTGCTAATATGTTTGAAGCAGTAGGAGATGAGGGGTAGTTCAGAAGTGCACACACTAATTCcagtcacacacacacacacacacacacaccccagGGCTTTGAATTCTCTATGGTTTCCTTCTTGGTTGTGTACTTATTGCTGGACTTCATGGTGTTATTAGCTAAGATTCGATCAAgtataacttttttttcttgaagtTTCTGTTTTCTAAACATGGTCGGTATCTACGTCCTAGGTGGCCCCAACAAAATTTATACTAATTATATCTTTAGCCGGAGGACCACTAGGGTTGGGTGATTGAGATTGCGATCCAATAAATGTGGAGAGCTATCACATGTCCTGAAAAGGTCCCATGGGAGTTGTGTGCCTTGAGTttcttggaaaagaaaaagaggttcCTTGTGAGTTAGGTTAGGTAGAAGCGATTCAGGTCCATGTGGGGAAATATGATATCCAAAGGAATTCTCTTTTTCAGCCTTAACAAACAGAAAGTAAAGAAGAGTATATAATTGCAGGTCCATCCCAGTTGGTATGATGAAAGTTGCCAATTAGTGTTTTACTTGCGTATTAAATAGGACTCGAGGATTACTAAGAAAAATCATGTTGAGGCCCTTGAGGGCCAATTCTAGGGTTTCAGTTGGATATGAGATCTCAATTATTGATTGCGTGGGGTTGTTTTTTAGCCCAATGTGGGGACAGAGGTGCTATTTCAAGTGGTCCATTAGCCGTCTGATGTTAtaattgaaattatattttgtcTTCTGCAACacattaataaagaaaaaaaaacaaatataatattctTGTCCAGGCAAGCAGAGACACACAGTTGTATACAAAAATATGACAGGAAAAGTAAAAGACAAatcttcttttttattcttctgaTATGGAAATGAAGTGAATCAAGATTCTTAATAAAAACTGTGTGTGCCTGTCCAAGCAAGTGGTAGCCCAGTTGATTAAGAGTCTTCTCAGCGGTGGTCACAGATTCAAGTTTCGTGTGCTACGGCCTCtgcataatttattataagttATTGGTCTCTGCATAATGTAGTATAAGTTATTGGTCGGGTTGAACTTTGTGAACCAGATGCTACTATGCTAACTGCTCGCTAGACACTTATGAAGCCCTTGCTGAATGCAATCAACGAATAAGGGTTGACGAAGTGGGAATTCCGGGGAGAAACGATTGAAGGTGCATTCTTCAACTGTACGTTTTTTGTTGGGATTGCGATGATGGACTCGTCCTTTATCCACAGTGAGTGGATACTGacctttttaaataaaaaaattcaaccaagcaACTAGTGTAAATATTGACAAATTAAAAACGCATGTTTGGGGATCATCATGTCACAGAGAGAATATAAGCGCATTTTAGGGTCTAAGCAAACTAATGCCGACACTtcaactattattattattattattattattttaaagacCCATTGAAGACTTCTTAGTGGCTCTTCATGCTTGACATTGAAGTTAAATATCCCTAACaaagcttttttctttttttccaacttAGTAAGAGTCAAAATTGTTGAAATCCATGTCATCGTTTATTCGTTCACATGCTACACAGTCAAATGAACTTCTCCCATTTTTCATTATTACAGTTATACAAAACTTTATTtgatttgttaatgttgttAAATAAAATAAGCCAGATAGGGGGGAAAAATATATTCCAAGAAAGGTAGGAAAGAATTACGTTATCCTCATTCTGTGACCATTGACCATTATATTctctttgagaaaaatcaaaatatcgAAACTTTGATTTGGAAACAAACAGTGATGTGGCCAATTAGAGACAGTCAACAGCTCACTCTCACATGTCACAAAAAGTTATCAACTTACAAACGACAAAAAAAGGATTAACTGAAACTGAAAGCAAGGTTTTAATACACGGAAATGGAAGAAAAGATCAAAAGATTAGTCAACCAAGCATacccaaataatcaaaatcaaaggcAAACAATTTCCAACTAAAGTCGAAAACTTTTCATTCAATACCTACTAATAACTCCCATATAACCTCCCTCACCTAACTAAATTAACACCACTAATCAATAATCTTCTCTCTTTATAGCCTCCAACCAAACCTCCTCACAAGTCACATCTTTTATTTGTCTTAAAAAGGGCAGAGTCTGTTACTTGGCACTTTGAGTCCCTGTTCATTGTATTAttactatattttttgtttttgttttgaacagttttttttaattgattttctttGTAATAACTCATGTCAGTGAATGCGTTTCCACTATCAAACATGGTGGTGGTACTCTTAAGGGCTCTGTGAAAAACAGAGCTTATGGGTTCTGATTTTTTTATCACCGAACGCAGTTTGGGGTTTCTCCATAAACCGCCTTCTCAATGCTTTGCTTACACTGTTCAAGGGTTGTTGCTAATCTAGCCTCCCTTTTGTTATCGCTTCTCGTTATCTACAACCCAGTCTCTTGATATAGTGATTTATTGGTtccattatttttataattatagAATCTTTGTTGTGGGCGATTTATTGGGGAGTTCTGTATTGAGTTTAAGTTATAGAGGTTTAGATTTGGTGTTTAGGGGATGGGGTTGCTGGTGGAGGTACCAGTGATTCTTCGGCTTCTGAAACTCTCCGTCATTTGTACCCTTTTCACTGTCCACGGATCTAcaggtattttaatttaaattaattttttctgATTTAGAATATAATGTGTTATGCTTTAACCATGATGATTGGAAGTAATTTGCTAATCTGGGTAGTTGCAATTTGATCTTGCCAATGTTGATTAAGTTACTAGTAATGTAGAGGATCTTAACTTCTAGTAAGAACACATGATTCTTGTACTCGAATTTCTGGGTTATTTGATTATAAGGAGATTGACAGAGCTGGGATAAAGTGATCTGGAATCTGGAAAATTCATTGTTCTGAATTCTTCCTCAACTTTTTCCAATAAAATTCTCTCAGTATTTTCCCAAAAAATTAGTCAGGGATGGTACTTGTAGGTCCAAGAATAATGTATTGACAAGGTGCTTATGTTATCTTTGTACTATTAGTTAGTTTAGTTCCAGTTGATGCTGGAAGTACTACACTCACTGACCATTTCCATCCCTGCATAGGCTTACCACCATTCTTCATTTGGAGGATAATTCTTGCTTTGACACATTAGGGTTTGAAGTTCATTAGCATTGTTAGCAGCATGGTCTTGCATGCTTGCTTTATGTGTTCTTACTATGTTGTCTCCAAAATTTCTGTTAAGAAATATAAACTCATGTATGTTGGTATTCAAAATTTTGTATCCTTTCAGGGTATGATATATTCCCATTGCCAGCGGATCTTTCTGATATTCTTTTTGTAGAAAGTACACCTGCTCCTGTTTCATGGAGTAGCAATTCACCTGGATCAGCACCTCAGCATCATGGTAACATCCATAAAACTGGCGCTGTCAGTTGTTAGTTTTGTTGAGATTGTTTGACCAGACATTTTTGTTTTGACATCCCAGGGTCAGGCTTGCTTGCTCCTCTTGCATCACCACCTCTAATGTCTACTCCTA
Protein-coding regions in this window:
- the LOC119997079 gene encoding zinc finger CCCH domain-containing protein 64; amino-acid sequence: MLLAHSLMAGPRILLCGDVLGRLNQLFKRVQSVNKSAGPFDALLCVGQFFPDSPELLEEFMDYIEGSSQISLPTYFIGDYGIGAPKVLSAASKNLAHLGFKMDGLKICENLYWLKGSGNFTLHGLSVAYLSGRESSGAQQFGTYSQDDVGALRALADESGIVDLFLTNEWSSGITNRAAVSDVPAGISDSSGSDSTVSELVAEIKPRYHIAGTKGAFYAREPYSNIDALHVTRFFGLAPVGNKNKQKFLHAISPTPASTMSRAEISTKPSNTTLSPYMFAEQAANPKEATKRTSDSDSQYWRYDVSQKRKRHGDGDGDKLCFKYISSGSCPRGEKCHFKHDMDSREQCLRGVCLDFIIKGNCERGSECNYKHSLQSEGEGYSHRRPGAENTNAGRSRECWFCLSSANVESHLIISIGESYYCALAKGPLVEDHVLLMPIEHSPNTLSLPPECEDELGRYRNSLSMYYKNRGEEAVFFEWVSKCGTHANIQAVPVPSPRTAALQDIFNMAAKKLGFEFVALQSNNSAGRPLLRTQFDKNFSLFYVELPGGTILSHLVEENEKFPAQFGREVLAGLLKMPDRADWRNCKLDKEEETKMAEDFKSRFKGFDPTQ